A single genomic interval of Ruminococcus sp. NK3A76 harbors:
- a CDS encoding lactate utilization protein — MDNNLKAAYRKHLEKAAKALEKNNMQAFVADTSEEACEIVRSLLKDGEQISCGGSVTLSETGVMDIMKSGKYDFLDRSKATTPEETGEIYRKVFFCDTYLSSSNAITENGELYNVDGNCNRVAAITFGPRRVIIIAGRNKVVRDINAAIDYVKRVSAPANTVRLGLDTPCASTGECAGINTGNMCSGCKNDRRICCGYVVTGFQRDKDRIKVILVNEELGY; from the coding sequence ATGGATAACAACCTGAAAGCTGCTTACAGAAAGCACCTTGAAAAGGCCGCAAAGGCACTTGAGAAGAACAATATGCAGGCCTTCGTTGCCGATACGAGCGAGGAGGCGTGCGAGATAGTCCGCAGTCTTCTTAAAGACGGCGAGCAGATATCCTGCGGCGGCTCAGTAACGCTCAGTGAGACTGGTGTCATGGATATCATGAAAAGCGGAAAGTACGATTTTCTGGACAGGTCAAAAGCAACAACACCTGAGGAGACCGGCGAGATATACCGTAAGGTATTCTTCTGCGATACCTACCTTTCCTCGTCAAATGCGATAACCGAGAACGGCGAGCTTTATAATGTAGACGGCAACTGCAACCGTGTGGCGGCTATAACCTTCGGCCCCAGGCGTGTTATAATCATCGCCGGCAGAAATAAGGTCGTGCGTGATATAAATGCGGCTATCGACTATGTAAAGCGTGTGTCTGCTCCGGCAAATACAGTCAGGCTCGGGCTCGATACTCCCTGTGCATCGACAGGAGAGTGTGCTGGGATAAACACCGGCAATATGTGCTCCGGCTGCAAGAACGACAGGCGTATCTGCTGCGGCTATGTTGTCACAGGCTTCCAGCGTGACAAGGACAGGATAAAGGTAATACTCGTAAACGAAGAACTGGGGTATTGA
- the recG gene encoding ATP-dependent DNA helicase RecG, whose protein sequence is MSPELDKPITYLKGIGPKKSESYKKLGIETVYDLLYHFPRRYIDFNSPVPIAEAPRDEPCVIRATLVKKLSAAVLRSGMSIFKAVMTDGQSDITLIMFNNKFGFDMLKVGQEYSLYGKVTGDLVRKEISSPLMLDMSTGESVEPVYLLTEGINQFALRQAERNALGLLGDFIYEPLPKWVMKEYQLCSLTYALENIHFPKDMNTCAIAKKRLVFDELLTLSLGMRLLKSRSREQSGCVMKQCDITEFYSSLPFELTGAQKRAIGEVTADMCKQSPMNRLVQGDVGSGKTAVAAGAAYFAFLNSFQTAMMAPTEILATQHYETLSGFLEPLGVKCALLTGSIPAKKKAALKEQIADGEYSVVVGTHALVQNSTQFKKLGLVITDEQHRFGVKQRAALSDKGENPHRLVMSATPIPRTLALMIYGDLDLSILDEMPKGRQKTETYAVTGKLRERAFGFVKGELDKGRQAYIVCPMIEESDSDLISVKKYSQELAEGAFSGYEVGLLHGKLPPDKKEKVMRDFKDKKTDILVSTTVIEVGVDVPNATVMVIENADRFGLSQLHQLRGRVGRGEYSSFCILITDNVSEESRSRLKIMSKTSDGFVISEEDLKMRGPGDFFGSRQHGLPKLRIADMSEDIEILRKAQLCAEEILRRDEKLTTPENKGLRELIDRLFEDDMSQN, encoded by the coding sequence GTGAGCCCCGAGCTTGATAAGCCGATAACCTATCTCAAAGGCATAGGCCCTAAGAAAAGCGAGAGCTATAAAAAGCTCGGCATAGAGACAGTGTATGACCTGCTGTATCATTTTCCCAGAAGGTATATTGACTTCAACAGCCCTGTTCCTATCGCAGAAGCCCCGAGAGACGAGCCCTGCGTTATCAGGGCAACGCTTGTCAAAAAGCTCTCGGCCGCTGTGCTGCGCTCGGGAATGTCTATCTTCAAGGCTGTCATGACCGACGGGCAGAGCGATATCACACTTATAATGTTCAATAATAAATTCGGCTTTGATATGCTGAAAGTCGGGCAGGAATACTCCCTCTACGGCAAGGTCACAGGCGACCTTGTGAGAAAGGAGATATCCTCTCCGCTCATGCTCGATATGAGCACCGGCGAGAGCGTCGAGCCTGTTTATCTTCTCACCGAGGGGATAAACCAGTTCGCACTCAGGCAGGCAGAAAGAAACGCCCTTGGTCTGCTCGGCGATTTTATCTATGAGCCGCTGCCTAAGTGGGTCATGAAAGAGTATCAGCTCTGCTCGCTTACATATGCCCTTGAAAATATCCACTTCCCTAAGGATATGAATACCTGCGCTATCGCCAAGAAAAGGCTCGTCTTTGATGAGCTGCTTACTCTCAGCCTCGGTATGCGCCTGCTTAAGAGCCGCAGCCGTGAGCAGTCGGGCTGCGTTATGAAGCAGTGCGATATCACAGAGTTTTATTCCTCGCTGCCTTTTGAGCTCACAGGCGCTCAGAAGCGTGCGATCGGCGAGGTCACAGCCGATATGTGTAAGCAAAGCCCTATGAACAGGCTCGTTCAGGGCGATGTCGGCTCGGGTAAGACAGCTGTTGCGGCAGGTGCGGCTTACTTTGCATTTCTTAACAGCTTCCAGACCGCTATGATGGCACCTACAGAGATACTTGCGACCCAGCATTATGAAACGCTCTCGGGCTTTCTGGAGCCGCTGGGGGTGAAATGCGCTCTGCTGACCGGCAGTATCCCCGCAAAGAAAAAGGCTGCCCTTAAGGAGCAGATAGCCGACGGCGAATATTCTGTCGTTGTGGGAACTCATGCTTTAGTACAAAATTCCACCCAGTTTAAAAAGCTCGGGCTGGTAATAACCGACGAGCAGCACCGCTTTGGCGTTAAACAGCGTGCCGCCCTGTCAGATAAGGGCGAGAACCCACACCGCCTTGTAATGAGTGCAACGCCTATCCCGAGAACGCTCGCACTTATGATATACGGCGACCTTGACCTCTCGATACTTGACGAGATGCCCAAGGGCAGACAGAAGACCGAGACATATGCGGTCACAGGAAAGCTCCGTGAGAGAGCATTCGGCTTTGTCAAGGGCGAGCTTGACAAGGGCAGGCAGGCGTATATAGTCTGCCCGATGATAGAGGAGAGCGACAGCGACCTTATCTCCGTCAAGAAATACTCGCAGGAGCTTGCCGAGGGGGCATTCTCAGGCTATGAGGTGGGGCTTCTGCATGGAAAGCTGCCGCCTGATAAGAAAGAAAAGGTCATGCGTGATTTTAAGGACAAAAAAACGGACATTTTAGTCTCAACTACCGTTATCGAGGTCGGTGTCGATGTGCCTAATGCCACGGTCATGGTCATAGAGAATGCCGACCGCTTCGGCCTGTCGCAGCTGCACCAGCTTAGGGGCAGAGTCGGCAGGGGAGAGTACAGCTCTTTCTGCATACTGATAACCGACAATGTCAGTGAGGAGAGCAGGAGCAGGCTTAAGATAATGTCCAAAACTTCGGACGGTTTCGTCATTTCCGAGGAGGATCTGAAAATGCGTGGCCCGGGTGATTTCTTCGGCTCACGCCAGCACGGCCTGCCAAAGCTCAGGATAGCCGATATGAGCGAGGATATCGAGATACTCAGAAAAGCCCAGCTCTGCGCCGAGGAAATACTCAGGCGTGATGAAAAGCTGACGACCCCTGAGAATAAGGGGCTAAGAGAGCTTATAGACAGGCTCTTTGAAGATGATATGTCACAGAACTGA
- the pilM gene encoding pilus assembly protein PilM → MLSFDVSDKQINIVKGDNAANKIKIEKSFTLEIPEDQDYILNGEVINLTGLAEYILTNLKAENMMDKDAVVTFSSSNVVFKELIVPNAKGEAFLTMVQNTMSHEMGITDDYSISYTKVGAAGEDNPGAVKVLATACPSSLVDSYRKLFTILNIQLKSVNIGCNSIARIVLADKSNLDKMPLLVCQLDKNFLGLTLFENGQMAFARYVPISEEDYGSADYILEALNENIFKMEQFNKARGGSGLSNVILYGVIDDYIKVVDALDGLVAQVSVLSVPAQISGFENFEFTVFANAIGALYRRNKDTERINLLEVDQMQGKGSGGGVSSLMVTAGIIAVASIVAIGAITAVVKIRTSSLESDIKEDEKQIDDLNEKLKGNELLKVQLTAIQAYDTAVKDERAALTSWPKFDNNLKKKIDEAFKKVNNAEYKGLEYDLSEGKITLTEVTVKEQEDATDLVRALKDVKDDSKKDGKFFTAVSFDGFSKDDDNKYSLGDLEVTINLDAASDEEAEDKKEDTKEEAAK, encoded by the coding sequence ATGCTATCATTTGACGTTTCAGATAAGCAGATCAATATCGTCAAGGGCGACAATGCAGCTAATAAGATCAAGATCGAAAAGTCGTTTACCCTTGAGATACCCGAGGATCAGGATTATATCCTCAACGGCGAGGTAATTAACCTTACCGGTCTTGCAGAGTATATTCTCACAAACCTTAAGGCTGAGAATATGATGGATAAGGACGCAGTTGTTACGTTCTCATCAAGCAACGTAGTTTTCAAGGAACTAATCGTTCCTAACGCAAAGGGTGAGGCTTTCCTCACAATGGTACAGAATACCATGAGCCACGAGATGGGTATCACAGATGATTACTCTATCTCCTACACCAAGGTCGGTGCAGCAGGCGAGGATAACCCCGGCGCAGTAAAGGTACTTGCTACAGCCTGCCCGAGCTCGCTCGTTGACAGCTACAGAAAGCTCTTTACAATACTTAATATACAGCTCAAGTCGGTCAACATCGGCTGTAACTCTATCGCTCGTATAGTTCTGGCAGATAAGTCGAATCTTGATAAGATGCCGCTTCTCGTTTGCCAGCTCGATAAGAACTTCTTAGGCCTTACACTCTTTGAGAACGGCCAGATGGCATTCGCAAGATATGTTCCTATCTCCGAAGAAGACTACGGCTCGGCTGACTATATACTTGAAGCTCTTAACGAGAACATCTTCAAGATGGAGCAGTTCAATAAGGCAAGAGGCGGCAGCGGTCTTTCCAACGTTATCCTCTACGGCGTTATTGATGACTATATCAAGGTCGTTGATGCTCTCGACGGTCTTGTAGCTCAGGTATCTGTTCTGAGCGTTCCTGCCCAGATCTCCGGTTTCGAGAACTTCGAGTTCACCGTTTTCGCTAACGCTATCGGTGCTCTCTACAGAAGAAATAAGGATACCGAGCGTATCAACCTTCTCGAAGTTGACCAGATGCAGGGCAAGGGTTCCGGCGGCGGCGTAAGCTCGCTTATGGTAACAGCAGGTATCATAGCTGTTGCTTCGATAGTTGCTATCGGCGCTATCACAGCAGTAGTAAAGATCCGTACATCATCTCTTGAAAGCGATATCAAGGAAGATGAAAAGCAGATCGATGATCTTAATGAAAAGCTCAAGGGCAATGAGCTCTTAAAGGTACAGCTCACAGCTATCCAGGCTTACGATACAGCTGTAAAGGACGAGAGAGCAGCTCTTACATCATGGCCTAAGTTCGATAATAACCTTAAGAAGAAGATCGATGAGGCATTCAAGAAGGTAAATAATGCTGAGTATAAGGGTCTTGAATATGACCTCTCTGAAGGTAAGATAACACTTACAGAGGTAACTGTTAAGGAGCAGGAAGATGCTACTGACCTCGTAAGAGCTCTTAAGGACGTTAAGGATGACTCCAAGAAGGACGGCAAGTTCTTTACAGCAGTTTCCTTTGATGGCTTCAGTAAGGATGATGATAATAAGTATTCTCTCGGCGATCTGGAGGTAACTATCAACCTTGATGCTGCTTCTGATGAAGAGGCTGAAGATAAGAAAGAAGATACAAAAGAGGAGGCAGCTAAGTAA
- a CDS encoding type II secretion system protein, which produces MKMKKVEKGFTLVEILVAICLFGITCAVLFSAILFALKYNKENHYAGEEIQMQMNSAENYNNKQSLFDNKVAPYRFSNGKHKVLLKVNFGSTSDGTGTGHDFSFTNSDVYAYQANAGFEDRTAAYNMRFFDPENANLFDPSAGKWWVRFHNYSSVDLGREVYINNSLGIGMFGKDGNSLGSRYSKLDLSDSTGAVSFQFGLDLSHYTGTDADSIFFVGNWNSDFYNDPTYTPSSSEIEVIASALDSYKESIESEEHPGTYELTGYIDFYYDGEGIYNKTAFKTKHPELSIS; this is translated from the coding sequence ATGAAAATGAAAAAGGTCGAAAAAGGTTTTACGCTTGTTGAGATACTCGTGGCGATATGTCTGTTCGGTATCACCTGTGCTGTTCTGTTTTCAGCTATACTCTTCGCATTAAAGTATAATAAAGAGAACCATTATGCCGGCGAAGAGATACAGATGCAGATGAACAGCGCCGAGAACTATAACAATAAGCAGTCACTTTTTGATAATAAAGTGGCACCATACAGATTTTCAAACGGTAAGCATAAGGTGCTTTTAAAGGTAAACTTCGGTTCAACCTCTGACGGAACCGGCACCGGTCATGATTTCTCGTTTACAAACAGCGATGTATATGCATACCAGGCAAATGCCGGTTTTGAAGACAGAACTGCTGCTTATAATATGAGATTCTTTGACCCCGAAAATGCTAACCTCTTTGATCCTTCTGCTGGTAAATGGTGGGTAAGATTCCATAACTACAGCAGCGTTGACCTCGGCAGAGAGGTATATATCAACAACTCGCTCGGTATCGGTATGTTCGGTAAGGACGGTAACTCTCTCGGAAGCCGTTACTCCAAGCTCGATCTTTCCGACTCAACTGGTGCAGTTTCCTTCCAGTTCGGACTTGATCTTTCACACTATACCGGTACAGATGCTGACAGCATCTTCTTCGTAGGTAACTGGAACAGTGATTTCTATAACGACCCGACATATACTCCTTCTTCCAGCGAGATCGAGGTAATTGCAAGTGCTTTAGATTCTTATAAAGAGTCTATCGAGTCGGAAGAACATCCCGGTACTTATGAACTGACAGGTTATATCGACTTCTACTATGACGGTGAAGGTATATATAACAAAACAGCATTCAAGACTAAGCATCCTGAGCTCAGCATATCGTAA
- a CDS encoding prepilin-type N-terminal cleavage/methylation domain-containing protein, with protein MKKSNRSGFTLVELIIVVALLSIMLGAILRLIDPIRNVYHDTLDTVNTKTVGETMISFVEDKTRYATNMLILRDYKGVPQINANTAKGTARVGNTSVEFTDVIIIDNHNLRGYGLSDYQGDTGSLAARKNCRGTIYTIGKIGESGTLDLTKLNTGTIGDDVYGAYSYDISCCTKTLANARKTLNFSVASYPMELSSGSYVKTAEPEYKAERYFDLVNINLPNDSFNILDDVDFTATDDYTKYPQQVVAPSGLTTQQQSFFDTNDDNRFTYIFYKINKTNEDQSYMVKFLVSPDDPVTSWKNKPLCSDQKVKAGGYLPESMIPTIPTRAGFTFSQFEVDGNVIARDDIPTYAINTDTIFTVRYAKDANYLEHTLKFYDTDGSLVPGDFAAINNEKATAYAPSPTYDNVTQYYEWIERSTHQPIDVFICSGSTSQTFEFDAKVYNKFKIEFKDEDGIVIDTQYVKNKGEINLIAVPASKNPLKTSGEWVVGGTNYGAANINGDTVITPKYLTITTPITPPSSGAKFEMDQVSTSGWANHLGWDNTAGKNKVCDLIQLSLTIKNTGSAKCSSSAVYKVQIKFNESIRNSVNCGYLAPGHSITVVDDKTIIYTFSGSEVDPGQMYYSSCFQVLGQAEKYQGAASTLAVVSATLI; from the coding sequence ATGAAAAAATCTAATCGTTCAGGTTTTACCCTCGTTGAGCTTATTATCGTTGTCGCACTTCTCTCAATAATGCTTGGTGCGATACTCAGGCTTATTGACCCGATAAGAAATGTTTACCACGATACTCTCGATACGGTAAACACAAAGACTGTCGGCGAAACAATGATAAGCTTTGTTGAGGATAAAACAAGGTATGCTACCAATATGCTCATTCTCAGAGACTATAAGGGCGTACCGCAGATAAATGCAAATACTGCTAAGGGTACTGCAAGAGTTGGTAATACATCTGTTGAGTTTACAGATGTTATCATAATCGACAACCATAATCTCAGAGGCTATGGCCTTTCGGATTATCAGGGCGATACAGGTTCCCTTGCTGCAAGAAAGAATTGCAGAGGCACTATCTACACCATTGGCAAGATAGGCGAGAGTGGTACTCTTGACCTTACAAAGCTCAATACAGGTACGATAGGTGACGATGTTTACGGCGCTTATTCATATGATATCAGCTGCTGTACAAAGACACTTGCCAATGCAAGAAAGACACTTAATTTCAGCGTAGCTTCCTATCCTATGGAATTAAGCAGCGGCAGCTATGTCAAAACTGCTGAACCTGAGTATAAGGCTGAAAGATATTTTGATCTTGTTAATATCAATCTTCCTAACGATTCATTTAATATCTTAGATGATGTTGACTTTACTGCAACTGATGATTACACAAAGTATCCTCAGCAGGTTGTTGCTCCTTCGGGCCTTACAACACAGCAGCAGAGCTTCTTCGATACAAATGATGATAACAGATTTACTTACATCTTCTACAAGATCAACAAGACAAATGAGGATCAGTCCTACATGGTCAAGTTCCTTGTATCACCTGATGATCCTGTAACAAGCTGGAAGAACAAGCCGCTTTGTTCTGATCAAAAGGTCAAGGCAGGCGGTTATCTCCCTGAGAGCATGATACCTACTATCCCTACAAGAGCCGGTTTCACCTTCTCGCAGTTTGAGGTTGACGGTAATGTTATAGCAAGGGATGATATCCCCACATATGCTATCAATACTGACACTATCTTCACTGTAAGATATGCTAAGGATGCTAACTATCTTGAGCATACACTGAAGTTCTATGATACTGACGGTTCTCTTGTCCCCGGTGATTTCGCAGCGATCAATAACGAAAAGGCAACTGCCTATGCTCCTTCACCGACATATGATAACGTAACACAGTATTATGAGTGGATCGAGAGATCAACACATCAGCCTATAGACGTATTCATCTGCTCCGGTTCTACATCACAGACCTTTGAATTCGACGCAAAAGTCTATAACAAGTTCAAGATCGAATTTAAGGATGAAGACGGCATAGTAATTGATACCCAGTATGTAAAGAATAAGGGTGAGATCAATCTTATAGCTGTTCCGGCATCTAAGAATCCCCTCAAGACTTCAGGTGAGTGGGTAGTTGGCGGTACAAATTACGGTGCTGCAAATATCAACGGCGATACAGTTATCACACCGAAGTATCTTACTATCACCACTCCTATAACACCTCCTTCTTCAGGCGCTAAGTTTGAAATGGATCAGGTTTCAACAAGCGGCTGGGCTAACCATTTAGGTTGGGATAATACAGCCGGCAAGAATAAGGTCTGTGATCTTATTCAGCTTAGTTTAACGATCAAGAACACAGGTTCAGCAAAATGTTCGTCATCTGCTGTATATAAGGTTCAGATCAAGTTTAATGAGTCGATAAGGAACTCTGTTAACTGCGGTTATCTTGCACCCGGTCATAGCATCACCGTGGTTGATGATAAGACTATCATTTACACCTTCTCAGGTTCTGAGGTCGACCCCGGACAGATGTATTATTCATCTTGCTTCCAGGTTCTTGGCCAGGCTGAAAAATATCAGGGTGCTGCATCTACTCTCGCAGTTGTATCTGCAACACTGATCTAA
- a CDS encoding type II secretion system F family protein: MKKFAYVAKDTSGKTIKGTLEAETANDVLDRIHEQGWYCVSYTEALGGGFGKKGFHKFKAKEMSYCCRQLAAMMTSGLTIVKALDILYKQEEKKGPQEAWQGVYEDVNKGSTFTEALRAREGCFPDFFISMVDAGETAGTLDVTMQRLSDYYDNTNKLNNKVKGAMIYPCVLGVMVVAIVIIMFTFVMPTFAGMMEEEDMPAISKALFAISDFLKSKWYILIGALVIIVIACIYALKVPSVRIKWDRFKIKCPVIGPLIVTIYTGKFAETLSSLYSSGIPMVECLERSSRILNNSYINECFIQVVDEVKQGQSLSSAISKTEIFSGMFCSIIYVGEESGALDEILEKTAAFYNEEADSAVGKLVGLMEPAMIIIMGVAIGLVLAGIFPMLYGGLKDVS, translated from the coding sequence ATGAAAAAATTTGCCTATGTTGCAAAGGATACCTCGGGTAAGACTATAAAAGGCACCTTGGAGGCAGAGACCGCAAATGACGTTCTCGACAGGATCCATGAGCAGGGCTGGTATTGCGTGAGCTATACCGAGGCTTTGGGCGGCGGCTTTGGAAAGAAAGGCTTCCATAAGTTCAAAGCAAAAGAGATGTCATACTGCTGCCGTCAGCTTGCAGCGATGATGACCTCTGGTCTTACTATCGTCAAGGCGCTTGATATCCTTTACAAACAGGAAGAGAAGAAGGGCCCTCAGGAAGCCTGGCAGGGCGTTTATGAGGACGTAAACAAGGGCTCGACCTTTACTGAGGCCCTGAGAGCAAGAGAAGGCTGTTTCCCGGACTTCTTTATCTCGATGGTCGATGCAGGTGAGACAGCCGGTACGCTGGATGTCACAATGCAGAGACTGAGTGATTACTATGATAACACCAATAAGCTGAACAACAAGGTCAAGGGTGCTATGATCTATCCTTGCGTGCTCGGTGTAATGGTAGTTGCTATCGTAATCATCATGTTCACATTCGTAATGCCTACATTCGCAGGTATGATGGAAGAAGAAGATATGCCGGCTATCTCAAAGGCGCTGTTTGCGATATCTGACTTCTTAAAGAGTAAATGGTATATTCTTATTGGTGCGTTGGTAATTATTGTTATTGCTTGTATCTATGCACTCAAGGTACCGTCAGTAAGGATCAAGTGGGACAGATTCAAGATCAAATGCCCGGTAATAGGTCCTCTGATAGTTACAATTTATACCGGTAAGTTCGCAGAGACACTTTCCTCGCTTTACTCCAGCGGTATCCCGATGGTCGAGTGTCTTGAGAGATCGTCAAGGATTCTTAACAATTCATATATCAACGAATGCTTTATACAGGTCGTTGATGAAGTCAAGCAGGGTCAGTCACTTTCATCTGCTATAAGCAAGACGGAGATATTCAGCGGTATGTTCTGCTCGATCATCTACGTTGGTGAAGAGTCCGGTGCTCTTGATGAGATCCTTGAAAAGACTGCTGCCTTCTATAATGAAGAAGCAGATTCTGCTGTCGGTAAGCTCGTAGGTCTTATGGAGCCTGCAATGATCATTATCATGGGTGTTGCCATAGGTCTTGTTCTTGCCGGTATCTTCCCGATGCTCTACGGCGGACTTAAGGATGTAAGTTAA
- a CDS encoding serine hydrolase domain-containing protein codes for MDIIYGKTDCAPAETGYDASRLDKLNERLADMIDRRVIHGASYCISHKGKVIAHAALGRNNSLGENTPMRPDTVFDIASITKVFTATAIMQLVEDGVLNLNDPAGKHLPPLAKEPFSDIKLIHLLTHTSGLYPDAGCFDENYSSAWELIEKASAGWDGKGDFDWITPAVSTGMRRKAGEEWQYCSFAFALLGEIISRVSGVNVHSFIENGILKPLSLDSTGFYLNADTAGRMFLYDEKFRSQLAGIASGEIDGRRPSGTVWDKIPGTAGGLTSTVSDLVRFGNAFIFGGRLDGARLLGRKSVEKMAKVQISGIPDRCWGATEDNRLYGIGFDIRRTPSFCYSDNTIMHEGAGASSLDIDLDEQLCAAWFVPFDVGADGWSPEPLYNVQNIIWSGII; via the coding sequence ATGGATATCATTTATGGAAAGACTGACTGTGCCCCTGCCGAGACCGGCTATGATGCTTCAAGGCTCGATAAGCTCAACGAGCGTCTTGCGGATATGATAGACAGGCGTGTGATACACGGTGCGTCCTACTGTATATCCCATAAGGGAAAGGTCATAGCTCACGCAGCACTCGGCAGAAACAACAGCTTAGGCGAGAACACGCCTATGCGCCCCGACACGGTGTTTGATATAGCTTCTATCACAAAGGTGTTCACTGCAACGGCGATAATGCAGCTCGTCGAGGACGGCGTGCTGAATCTGAATGACCCTGCCGGAAAACACCTCCCTCCGCTTGCCAAAGAGCCGTTTTCAGATATAAAGCTCATTCACCTGCTGACCCATACCTCAGGGCTTTATCCCGATGCAGGCTGCTTTGATGAGAATTACTCCTCAGCTTGGGAGCTTATAGAAAAGGCCTCTGCCGGCTGGGACGGCAAGGGCGATTTTGACTGGATAACCCCTGCGGTATCGACAGGTATGCGCCGTAAAGCAGGCGAGGAGTGGCAGTACTGCTCATTTGCCTTTGCGCTGCTCGGCGAGATAATAAGCCGTGTAAGCGGTGTCAATGTCCACAGCTTTATAGAAAACGGCATTTTAAAGCCGCTCTCACTTGACAGCACAGGCTTTTATCTTAATGCCGACACAGCAGGCAGAATGTTCCTCTATGACGAGAAATTCAGAAGTCAGCTTGCCGGGATAGCTTCAGGCGAGATTGACGGCAGAAGACCGAGCGGGACCGTCTGGGATAAGATACCCGGCACAGCAGGTGGTCTGACATCTACTGTCAGCGACCTTGTAAGATTCGGAAATGCCTTTATCTTCGGCGGCAGACTTGACGGTGCAAGGCTTCTTGGACGCAAGAGCGTCGAGAAAATGGCTAAAGTGCAGATAAGCGGTATCCCCGACCGGTGCTGGGGCGCAACAGAGGATAACAGGCTCTACGGTATCGGCTTTGATATACGAAGAACACCGTCATTTTGCTATTCTGACAATACGATAATGCACGAGGGAGCAGGCGCTTCATCGCTCGATATCGACCTTGACGAGCAGCTGTGTGCGGCGTGGTTCGTGCCTTTTGATGTGGGGGCTGACGGCTGGTCGCCCGAGCCGCTGTATAACGTGCAGAATATCATCTGGTCAGGTATCATCTGA